A single Eubalaena glacialis isolate mEubGla1 chromosome 18, mEubGla1.1.hap2.+ XY, whole genome shotgun sequence DNA region contains:
- the KLK12 gene encoding kallikrein-12, whose translation MVSSIFFLLCFIGEFPRSPAQKIFKGTECIPHSQPWQVGLFEGTQLRCGGVLIDRRWILTAAHCSGSRYWLSLGEHSRSQLDWTEKIRHSGLSVTHPGYQAALQNHDNDLRLLQLGIPVLLTRSIQPLPLPATCAVAGTKCRISGWGTNNHPGNQLSDRLQCLNLSIVSNATCRAAFPGRITDNMVCAGGIAGEDACQGDSGGPLVCRGVLQGLVSWGSVEPCGQEGIPGVYTNICKYVDWIRMVMRNN comes from the exons ATGGTGTCCAGCAtcttttttctcctgtgttttattGGTGAGTTCCCCAGAAG ccccgcacagaagatttttaaagGCACGGAGTGTATCCCTCACTCTCAGCCTTGGCAGGTGGGGCTGTTTGAAGGTACACAGCTGCGCTGTGGGGGAGTCCTCATTGACCGCAGGTGGATTCTCACAGCTGCTCACTGCAGCGGCAG CAGGTACTGGTTGAGCCTGGGGGAACACAGCCGCAGCCAGCTGGACTGGACCGAAAAGATCCGGCACAGTGGCCTCTCCGTGACCCACCCTGGCTACCAGGCAGCTCTGCAGAACCATGACAATGACCTCCGGCTTCTGCAACTGGGCATCCCTGTCCTCTTGACCCGCAGCatccagcccctgcccctgcccgcgACCTGTGCAGTGGCTGGCACCAAGTGCCGCATCTCGGGCTGGGGCACCAACAACCACCCAGGGA ACCAGTTGTCAGACCGACTCCAATGCCTTAACCTCTCTATCGTCTCTAATGCCACCTGCCGGGCAGCGTTCCCCGGGAGAATCACGGACAACATGGTGTGTGCTGGCGGCATCGCTGGGGAGGATGCCTGCCAG GGTGACTCTGGGGGTCCCCTAGTATGCAGAGGAGTCCTTCAGGGTCTGGTGTCCTGGGGATCTGTGGAGCCTTGTGGGCAAGAAGGCATCCCAGGGGTCTACACCAATATTTGCAAATACGTGGACTGGATCCGGATGGTCATGAGGAACAACTGA